In Syntrophorhabdales bacterium, the DNA window CTCCCGCAGGCAAGGTGCATTACCAGCGCGTCCTCGTTTGTCTTGGTATAATAGCGTTTGCGCCTTCCGATCATTTCAAAACCGAACTTTGTATATAAGTCTATTGCGTCCTGATTGCTTTCCCGCACCTCCAGAAAGAAGTGGGCAGCGTTTCTCCCCTTGAGAAGCTGGATCACGTGGTCCAGGAGCCTGCTTGCGAGTCCCTTCTTTCGATAATCGGGGTGCATCGCAAGGTTCAGCATGTGCGCCTCTTCTGCAATGAGGTAGAAGTTGACGTAGCCCAGAAGAGTACCTGTCGCTCCCCGAAGCACAAAATTGAAGGAATGCGGAAATGAGAGCGTCTCTTTGAAGAGCCTGCGAGACCAGGGATCCGCGAATGACTTCTTCTCTATTTCAAGGACCTCTTCAAGGTCAGACTCCTTCATTTCCGTTACCGTTACGGCCAGCGATGAAGCGTTCTGCGCGGTCAAGGTCCTCCTCAGTATTGATATTGGTAAATATCGAGACGCCATTGTTAAGAAAGAGCTGCGGCTCTTCCACGACTTTAACCTTGAAATACGGGAAAAGCTTACTGATCCCTATTTTCCCCTCCTCAATTGCCCTGAGCATGTGCGAAAGACACGATCTGTTATAAATGGCGTGCAGAGGCTCATACCCGGCTGGTGTCCGCGGTATGATTATGTGTTCACCCTGGACCACGTCCACCATGCGGGTGATCGTTTCCTTTCGCAGAAAGGGCATGTCGCAACCGAACACGAATACGTAATCCGTCCGCGCATGCAGCAATGCGGATGCGATGCCCACCAGAGACCCTTCTATCGGAATTGCATCTTTCATAATGGGAGATTCAATGCCTTCTATTGCCGTGTGATGTTTCGAGATCACGACGACGTCCGGTAGAACCGCTTTCACGGTGCGATATACATGCGCTATGAGGGGTCTGTTTTTGAAAGGCAGGGTGGCCTTGTCTCGCCCCATTCTTCTCGACCGGCCTCCTGCCAGGATTGCGCCTGTCATCAACATCCGCGATACGATCCCTGAAACACCCCTACGCAGACCATACGGCTCGCTGGCTCTATTGTGCAGATTGCCATCGTGCTGGAATCTATTTACCATCTTTTGGCGCACGAGTAAACATGCTGCGCTCAATTGCATACAGTTTTTTAAGAATTGGCTTGACAATGTGGCGGGATTACAGATATCTTGTGCAAAAAGTCCCGAAAGGAGAAGCCATGCAAGGTGGGTTCAAAGGACTTGTTTACGGGCTCAGTCGAGTCATGCAGGTGGTGGCCGGGGTCTTCCTCGTTTTCATGATGCTCCTTACCACCTTCGATGTTATTCTCCGCATTTTTTCCCGACCTATCATCGGCACGTACGAAATGGTGGCCCTTTCAGGGGGCATAGTCATCGGCTTCTCGGTGCCTATCACTTCCTGGGTGAGGGGCCAGATATTCGTCGACTTCTTTTACCAGAAGTTTCCGAAGGGTGTGCAGGACGTTTTCAATTACGTGACAAGAGCCATGTCCATGGTGCTCTTCCTCTTCACCGGCGTGAACCTGTTGAGAATGGCGACCGACATGTACAGGTCCGGGGAAGTCTCACTGACACTCCAGCTCCCCTTCTACCCTGTTGCGTACGGGATTGGGTTTGCTTTTTTCGTGCAGATCCTGGTCTTGATCGTGGACATGCAAAAGATCGCGGGAGGTACCTATGAATGAGGTAGTGGTCGGACTCATAGCTATGGCAGTGCTGCTGCTCCTTTTTCTCACGGGTATAGAACTCGCGTTTTGTATGGCAATCGTTGGCTTTGTCGGATTTTCCTACTTGGTCGCCACGGCCGCCGCCTTCAATCTTCTGGCCAAGGATTTCTTCGATTCGCTTGCGTCGTACGGATTCACCGTTATTCCGCTCTTTATTTTCATGGGACAGATCGCCTTTAATTCGGGCATAGCCAAGAAGCTGTTCGAGGCGGCGCATCGTTTTATCGGGCATATCCCCGGCGGCCTCGCCCTGGCGACTGTTGTCGGTGCCACTATATTCAAAGCTATCTGTGGTTCGTCTCCTGCCACCGCTGCAACCTTCGCCAGCGTGGCAGTGCCTGAAATGGACCGCTACGGTTATGACAAGAGGTTGTCTACCGGCATTGTTGCCACAGTCGGCACACTGGGCATCCTCATCCCGCCAAGTGTCACCCTGATCGTATTTGGGGTTATTACCGAACAGTCGATCGGCAGATTGTTCATGGCAGGTCTTGTCCCCGGCCTTATGATCAGCGTCTGTTTTATGTTCATCATCGTCGGGTGGGCCAAAATGAATCCTGCTATTGCACCCAGAGCAGACAGGTCTCCATGGTCTGCCCGCTTCGCTTCTGTCCCGGAAGTAGCCTGGCCCGTCATTATTTTCCTGGTCGTCATCGGTGGTCTTTTGAAAGGTTTTTTCACACCGTCGGAAGCAGGAAGCATTGGCTGCTCTGCGGTCATAGTGCTGGCTCTTCTGAAGAGATCCCTTGGATGGAAGGCCTTTGTGAAGTCGGTCGACGAATCCCTGCGTACTGCCTGCATGGTCATCATGCTCATTGCGGGCTCCGCTGTCCTTGGCCACTTTATCGCGGTGACCAACATACCGATGCTTGCCGCAGAGTGGATTGCGTCGTTGCCTGCGCCTCGCTGGATCATTATGATCGTCATTTCTTTCTTCTACCTGCTCGGGGGGTCATTTATCGATGACATGGCGTTCATGATCCTTGCCACACCAATCTTCTATCCTGCGATTTTGAAACTGGGGTATGATCCCATGTGGTTTGGTATGATCATAGCCATAACCGTTATGGTTGGCGTGGTTATCCCTCCTGTGGCCATAAACGTGTTTGTGGTAAAGAATATCACCAAGACCCCATTCAGCGTCATCTATGCGGGTGTCTACCCGTTCCTGCTGTCGCTTCTTTTCGTCGGCATTCTGCTCTTCATCTTTCCCTCGATCTGTACGTTCCTTCCGAACATGCTCTATAAGTGAAAAAAGCAATCTAAGTTCTTGAGAGACAGCCCGCGAGCCCAGCGGGTTGTCTCTTTTCGGCGATGACAGGTTTGTTGAGCGCCTAGGACGATTGTGACGCCAAGTTGAATTCGTAAAGAGAGCGAGGCGCTCAAGGCCTGGTGAATGGAGGCGTACTTAACGTACGTCGGAGTGAGACAGGGCACAGGCAACGAAGCTATGTTTGCGAATTCAACTTGGCGTTAGGGGGCGGTCATTGCAACATAGAACGTACTCCCCGCCCTCTTCACCAGAACAAGCAAGGAGGCACCACTTTTGACCTGCCTGACAAGTGTCCGATACTCACTTAAGTTCCGCACGGAGAAGCGGTTCAACTCCTTGATGATATCTCCCGCCTGTATGCCTGCTTTTTCAGCAGCACTTCCCGGAGCCACGCTCACCACCACCACGCCTGTGCGGTCTCTCAGCTGGAATTGACGCTGGTACTTCTCGAGTATTGCGTCCACCTGCATGCCGAGATCAGCCCCGGTCTGTGTGCGTGCCGTTGGAGCCGTCGTCTCACGGGGCGCTTCTGTAATCTTTATTGCTATATCCTGTTGCACACCTTTTCTCAGCGCACGGACAGTGACGGTGTTATTGATGGGTGTCTCGGCCACAAGACGCGACAGGTCACCCGTGGTCTTGACTTCTTTGCCGTTAAATCTGACGATCACGTCGCCCTTCTGCACGCCTGCAGCTTCAGCCGGTCCTCCCGGGAGCACGTCAGCTACGAGAACCCCGCCGCTTTCTTTAAGCCCCAGTGCCTGTGCTATGTCAGGGGTCATGTTCTGCAGCGTCAGGCCGAGCCAACCGCGGGTGACTGCGCCTTTTTCTCTTAGCTGTGTCGTGATCAATTTTGCTGTGTTGATTGGTATCGCGAAGCCTATGCCTTGGCCTGAGGCGACGATAGCCGTATTGATGCCTATGACCTCGCCTTTGAGGTTGAGCAAAGGTCCCCCGCTGTTCCCCGGGTTTATGGGCGCGTCGGTCTGCAGGAAGTTGTCGTACGGTCCTGCGCCGATAACGCGGCCTGTTGCGCTGATGATGCCTTTAGTGACGGTTTCTTCCAGACCAAACGGGTTGCCGATGGCAATAACCCAGTCGCCGACCCGCATCCTTTCTGAATCGCCCAGAGAGAGAGGTTGCAGGTCTTTAACCGGCGTGGAGATCTTGATGAGGGCAAGATCGGTCTTGGGGTCTCTTCCTACGATACGTGCTTTGTATTCCTTCCCGTTTACCTTAACTGTAATTTCATCGGCTCTTTCCACCACGTGGTTGTTGGTGATGATATAACCTTCTTTATCGATAATGAAACCGGACCCCAGGCTCCTGCGTTTCAATTCTCGGTCGGGCACTTCGTTCCAATGACGCCTAAAGAAATCACCGAGCGGGCCCTGGTCGTCCGGGCCGAAGAAATGACTGAAAGGATTGCCCGGAACCTTCACGGTTGCAGTGGCGCTGATGTTCACGACCCCGGGCTTCACCATGTCCACAAGGTCTGCTAGCGAAGGCGGAAAGACCGCGATGTCCTGGGCGCGTGTCTTTGTCTGAGCGAACACTCCGGCACAAACCAGGAGGCATACGAGTGCGATACAGCATAGTGACAAAGGAAGGTGTCTCGAACTGTTCATATAAACTCCGTCCGGGCGTAGAGGTTGTTGATTAAGCGTGTATAGCCTACCATGTGAGGTGCTGCTTTTTAAAGATCGGAGAGGGACTGTCTGCTCTTGCGCCTGACAGATGCGTGGCGCATGAGTACCGCGGGCCTGCCCGCGGAGGTTTATCATGCTTCAGGAGTCCGTTATTGCTTTGCAGCGTATGCAGTTAACAGTTATAATGGTGTATTAGGGACACGTAAGGGGGTGGGTGTGCTTTCGGAAGGAGTACCGTATGCAAAGCTACATTTCATCAAGGAGAAGTTGGGGCTGTCGGATCAGGATCTCAGAGCGCTTGATCCTTACCGTTCGATCTTTGTCCAACGCAAGGATGAATTCGCTAAGTACTTCTTTGATATTTTTGACGCCATCCCCGAGACTCATCTCATACTCGAGCATGAAGGTCGGGCTTCGTTCCTGAAAATAACGTGGGCGGCATGGTTTGAGTTCCTTTTCACGACACGACTGGACGACCCGCTGCTCGGCTATCTCTGGCGCATAGGGGTTCGCCACGTTGAGGTGGCACTTGATCAGAGGTTCTCAAACCTTGGCTTTTCGACGATACGCCAGTTCTGTCACGACATCCTGCTTTCCGAAGCTCCCCAGGACCAGGTGGGGCCGCTCCTCAATACAGTCAGCAAAATGCTTGACCTCTGCCTCCTGATCGAAACAGAAGCTTACATTACCAAGACCACGCGTTGCGATCTGGAAGTAATGAGAGAGGTAGCGGACAGAGTGCGAAATCCGGTTACTGTAATCGGCGGAAACATCAGAAGATTGCAAAAAAAGGTGGACACTTCGAGCAAAGAGTACGATCTGCTCCAGCGACTGTTTGAGGAGAACCAGAGGCTTGAAGGAATGATGCAGGACATAAAGGTTTACATGGAAGTCTTCGCCGCAGAGCCGGTCGTTCAGGATGTTGATTTGTCCGAGCTTATCGGTCGTGTTCTCGAGAAACTGCGGGGGGAAGATCCGGCAGAGAGAAATCGGGTGACTGTCCGCGTGCAACTCGATCATGAAGCGAGCTGCGCCGTCGGGGATGCGGATGCGCTTCAGCGCCTCTTTTACTATCTGCTCCAGAACAGTTTTGAGGCTGTCACAGCGGATTCAGGGCTTATCGCGGTTTCCTCTCGCCTGGAGGATACAAGCAACCTGCGAGTTGAAATATTCAACAACGGCGCCACTCCAAAGCCTGAAGAAACGGAACGCTTGTTTGCTCCCTTTTATTCTACAAAAGTGACGGGAACCGGCTTTGGTCTGGCAATAGCACAGTTGCTCGCGAGAAAGCATTACGGGAAGGTTGATCTAGTACCTCTTGCCGAAGGCGGCGTGCGGGTGACGGTCACGTTGCCGCGGGCACAGCGCAGCGCTGACAAATAGCCCCAAATAGTCTCCAAATTCCAATATTCAAATCTCAAACAATCTGCCAATATCCAAATTCACAAACTAAGACCGCCTGTTACGATGGTCTCACCCTCGAAGCATTTGACATTTAGTGAATTTGAAGATGGTTCGGAATTTGAGATTTGGGATTTGCTTAACCTAGGGCTGGCTTCTTGCTTTGTCCGACCAGAACTTTCATCATCTCCTCGACGTTGCCTGAATAAATAGGAACGATTGCGGTTTCGATCGCCCGACTGATCAGTTTGGTGGTGTTTCTTACCTGCTCCACGATTTCGCCGACTTTCCTCTCATCTGTCGCGCTGGTAAAGCAGACGACCCAGACGATGCCCACGAGCCGCTTTCCAGCATGTATGGGCGCTGCGACCGCCGTAGTCCCCTTGAGGAACTCGTCAAAATCGAGAGCGTACCCCTGCTTTCTGACTCTGGCGATTTCAGCAAGAAGAACGCCGACGTCCGTTAT includes these proteins:
- the rimI gene encoding ribosomal protein S18-alanine N-acetyltransferase is translated as MKESDLEEVLEIEKKSFADPWSRRLFKETLSFPHSFNFVLRGATGTLLGYVNFYLIAEEAHMLNLAMHPDYRKKGLASRLLDHVIQLLKGRNAAHFFLEVRESNQDAIDLYTKFGFEMIGRRKRYYTKTNEDALVMHLACG
- a CDS encoding molybdenum cofactor guanylyltransferase, encoding MQLSAACLLVRQKMVNRFQHDGNLHNRASEPYGLRRGVSGIVSRMLMTGAILAGGRSRRMGRDKATLPFKNRPLIAHVYRTVKAVLPDVVVISKHHTAIEGIESPIMKDAIPIEGSLVGIASALLHARTDYVFVFGCDMPFLRKETITRMVDVVQGEHIIIPRTPAGYEPLHAIYNRSCLSHMLRAIEEGKIGISKLFPYFKVKVVEEPQLFLNNGVSIFTNINTEEDLDRAERFIAGRNGNGNEGV
- a CDS encoding TRAP transporter small permease, which gives rise to MQGGFKGLVYGLSRVMQVVAGVFLVFMMLLTTFDVILRIFSRPIIGTYEMVALSGGIVIGFSVPITSWVRGQIFVDFFYQKFPKGVQDVFNYVTRAMSMVLFLFTGVNLLRMATDMYRSGEVSLTLQLPFYPVAYGIGFAFFVQILVLIVDMQKIAGGTYE
- a CDS encoding TRAP transporter large permease, with product MNEVVVGLIAMAVLLLLFLTGIELAFCMAIVGFVGFSYLVATAAAFNLLAKDFFDSLASYGFTVIPLFIFMGQIAFNSGIAKKLFEAAHRFIGHIPGGLALATVVGATIFKAICGSSPATAATFASVAVPEMDRYGYDKRLSTGIVATVGTLGILIPPSVTLIVFGVITEQSIGRLFMAGLVPGLMISVCFMFIIVGWAKMNPAIAPRADRSPWSARFASVPEVAWPVIIFLVVIGGLLKGFFTPSEAGSIGCSAVIVLALLKRSLGWKAFVKSVDESLRTACMVIMLIAGSAVLGHFIAVTNIPMLAAEWIASLPAPRWIIMIVISFFYLLGGSFIDDMAFMILATPIFYPAILKLGYDPMWFGMIIAITVMVGVVIPPVAINVFVVKNITKTPFSVIYAGVYPFLLSLLFVGILLFIFPSICTFLPNMLYK
- a CDS encoding DegQ family serine endoprotease, whose translation is MNSSRHLPLSLCCIALVCLLVCAGVFAQTKTRAQDIAVFPPSLADLVDMVKPGVVNISATATVKVPGNPFSHFFGPDDQGPLGDFFRRHWNEVPDRELKRRSLGSGFIIDKEGYIITNNHVVERADEITVKVNGKEYKARIVGRDPKTDLALIKISTPVKDLQPLSLGDSERMRVGDWVIAIGNPFGLEETVTKGIISATGRVIGAGPYDNFLQTDAPINPGNSGGPLLNLKGEVIGINTAIVASGQGIGFAIPINTAKLITTQLREKGAVTRGWLGLTLQNMTPDIAQALGLKESGGVLVADVLPGGPAEAAGVQKGDVIVRFNGKEVKTTGDLSRLVAETPINNTVTVRALRKGVQQDIAIKITEAPRETTAPTARTQTGADLGMQVDAILEKYQRQFQLRDRTGVVVVSVAPGSAAEKAGIQAGDIIKELNRFSVRNLSEYRTLVRQVKSGASLLVLVKRAGSTFYVAMTAP
- a CDS encoding ATP-binding protein, with translation MLSEGVPYAKLHFIKEKLGLSDQDLRALDPYRSIFVQRKDEFAKYFFDIFDAIPETHLILEHEGRASFLKITWAAWFEFLFTTRLDDPLLGYLWRIGVRHVEVALDQRFSNLGFSTIRQFCHDILLSEAPQDQVGPLLNTVSKMLDLCLLIETEAYITKTTRCDLEVMREVADRVRNPVTVIGGNIRRLQKKVDTSSKEYDLLQRLFEENQRLEGMMQDIKVYMEVFAAEPVVQDVDLSELIGRVLEKLRGEDPAERNRVTVRVQLDHEASCAVGDADALQRLFYYLLQNSFEAVTADSGLIAVSSRLEDTSNLRVEIFNNGATPKPEETERLFAPFYSTKVTGTGFGLAIAQLLARKHYGKVDLVPLAEGGVRVTVTLPRAQRSADK